The DNA region tcttgaACGACGTATACCGAGCTGATGGAAAAATTAAAGTTGCAAGGCTCCGTTGCCCAGCCAGGGTGGTCTTGGTTACTCGCTGACTTCAGACTGTACAAGCGAACCCATTCAGATGCTGAAGTCAgctactccttcttcttcttcttcttcttcttcttcttcttcttcttcttcttcttcttcttcttcttcttcttcttcttcttcttctccttaatCCTAATCTTTGTCTCTTTCAAAAGCAGAATCAGCGATGTTGGAAGCATTGATAGGTCTAGCTCTGTACAAGAGCGGTTGACCAGCCTATATTCCATCTATATTCCATCTATATTGACAGCTTTCCTGACGGAAAATGGCGCCATTTGAGGTcccatataattattaatatggcAGACTGTCCAGTTTATTGACAGCAAGTGCTGACAACCTACTGTAGGCTTttatataggcctaggcctatgtttATCTTTAGGCCTTATGTCTGTTGTaagagtatttaatttttctcacagacactttgaaggttttttgtattataaatgtcTGTGGTGGTTTGTTCAAGGTTCTGTTaaagttccctctctctctctctctctctctctctctctctctctctctctctctctctctctctctctctctctctctctctctcaccaagcaCGCCACCTCAGCCTGTCCCTTGGGGAATTATCGGGAGATATGCCCCTTCCAAGTATTAGATTGTCGtccaaccccccttttttttcttttaccttttgccCTTCAAGGAAAAAGTGGCTCACAGGTTGGAATATTCCCGTTCCTGTCTCGTTTTGGGAATGGGATCTTTCTGTCTGTTaagttgtgtgtatatttatatatttaattaggtAGGGAGATAGACAGGAAGTGTTTGGATTCagaatagacagagagagaactgaagtatATTATATGGTCTGGGTA from Macrobrachium rosenbergii isolate ZJJX-2024 chromosome 45, ASM4041242v1, whole genome shotgun sequence includes:
- the LOC136829977 gene encoding protein SREK1IP1-like; amino-acid sequence: MLFLIDSGDKKEEEEEEEEEEEEEEEEEEEEEEEEEFRGKYTWNKLDLSMLPTSLILLLKETKIRIKEKKKKKKKKKKKKKKKKKKKKKKKKKKE